The Microbacterium sp. LWH7-1.2 genome window below encodes:
- a CDS encoding DUF779 domain-containing protein translates to MTHTKHCSRVAVTDAAAALVRLLTAQHGTLMFHQSGGCCDGSAPMCYPVGMFLTGPSDVKLGNLDAGLDDPVEVFISEAQFEYWKYTHLTIDVVPGRGAGFSVEGPTGNRFIIRSRMLDDSELVHFGLGPEVSGRTSPS, encoded by the coding sequence ATGACACACACGAAGCACTGCAGCAGGGTGGCCGTGACGGATGCCGCGGCCGCCCTGGTGCGGCTGCTCACGGCTCAGCACGGCACGCTCATGTTCCACCAGTCCGGTGGTTGCTGCGACGGCAGCGCACCCATGTGCTACCCGGTGGGGATGTTCCTGACCGGACCCTCGGACGTGAAGCTCGGCAACCTCGACGCGGGTCTCGACGATCCCGTCGAGGTCTTCATCTCCGAGGCTCAGTTCGAGTACTGGAAGTACACGCACCTCACGATCGACGTGGTGCCCGGACGGGGTGCGGGGTTCAGCGTGGAGGGTCCGACGGGCAACCGGTTCATCATCCGCAGCCGCATGCTCGACGATTCGGAGCTCGTGCATTTCGGCCTTGGACCGGAGGTGTCAGGGCGCACTTCGCCCAGCTGA
- a CDS encoding DivIVA domain-containing protein: MTAIQSVSTTPESLRAASFSDERHGYARGEVDALLTAAADALEVAWRENAALTASGVSSDEGEISSRAVLLLSSAQRIADDAVSEAESYARDLIETARKQYREIVERAQQVAHSIEKEAAAHPGQVAAAQAGASAPAAPAPGAPAVPSWATDRSPALAFATDDLEVAGPASPDDVVRARQFARMATAQVHSLLESIERELGRLGAGTARATAAAPAPAPAPAEPSDEGPRRRSDIEY; this comes from the coding sequence ATGACCGCGATCCAATCCGTATCCACCACGCCGGAATCGCTCCGTGCTGCGTCCTTCTCGGACGAACGCCACGGCTACGCCCGTGGTGAGGTCGACGCGCTGCTGACCGCGGCGGCCGACGCGCTCGAGGTCGCCTGGCGCGAGAACGCGGCACTGACCGCGAGCGGCGTGAGCTCGGACGAGGGCGAGATCTCGAGCCGAGCCGTCCTCCTGCTCAGCAGCGCGCAGCGCATCGCCGACGACGCGGTCTCCGAGGCCGAGTCGTACGCCCGGGACCTCATCGAGACCGCACGCAAGCAGTACCGCGAGATCGTGGAGCGGGCTCAGCAGGTCGCTCACTCGATCGAGAAGGAGGCGGCGGCGCACCCGGGTCAGGTCGCGGCTGCGCAGGCCGGAGCGTCTGCGCCCGCAGCGCCCGCACCCGGCGCACCGGCGGTCCCGTCGTGGGCCACCGACCGCTCGCCCGCGCTCGCGTTCGCCACGGATGATCTCGAGGTCGCGGGGCCCGCCTCGCCGGACGATGTCGTGCGCGCCCGCCAGTTCGCCCGCATGGCCACCGCCCAGGTGCATTCGCTGCTCGAGTCGATCGAGCGGGAGCTCGGACGCCTCGGTGCCGGCACCGCGCGGGCCACCGCGGCGGCCCCAGCGCCGGCGCCCGCCCCCGCCGAGCCCTCCGACGAGGGCCCCCGCCGGCGAAGCGACATCGAATACTGA
- a CDS encoding aldehyde dehydrogenase family protein — protein MTIVEEGVSSVYAAPGQRGSIADYRPRYGHYIGGEFVEPIKGQYFENITPVTGKPFTEVGRGTVEDVDRAVDVAWKAFESWKRTTPAERAVILNKIADRIEQNLERIAVAETWENGKPVRETLAADIPLAVDHFRYFAGVLRGQEGSLSQLDEDTVAYHFHEPLGVVGQIIPWNFPILMATWKLAPALAAGNCVVLKPAEQTPASILFLFEIIGDLLPAGVVNIVNGFGIEAGAPLAQHKRIRKVAFTGETTTGRLIMQYASQNLIPVTLELGGKSANVFFEDVARSTDDAYYDKALEGFTLFALNQGEVCTCPSRALIQRSIYDGFLGDALGRVGKIVQGNPLDPATMIGAQASNDQLEKILSYIEIGKAGGAKLLTGGERVDLGGELSGGYYVAPTVFEGTNDMRIFQEEIFGPVVSVTSFDDFDDAISIANDTLYGLGAGVWSRSGDTAYRAGRAIEAGRVWTNTYHQYPAHAAFGGYKQSGIGRENHLKMLDHYQQTKNLLVSYADGAMGFF, from the coding sequence ATGACCATCGTGGAAGAGGGCGTCTCGAGCGTCTACGCCGCACCCGGGCAGCGAGGATCGATCGCCGACTACCGGCCCCGCTACGGCCACTACATCGGCGGTGAGTTCGTCGAGCCGATCAAGGGGCAGTACTTCGAGAACATCACGCCCGTCACCGGCAAGCCCTTCACCGAGGTCGGCCGCGGCACCGTGGAAGACGTCGACCGGGCGGTGGATGTCGCGTGGAAGGCGTTCGAGTCGTGGAAGCGCACGACGCCCGCCGAGCGCGCGGTCATCCTCAACAAGATCGCCGACCGCATCGAGCAGAATCTCGAGCGGATCGCCGTCGCCGAGACGTGGGAGAACGGCAAGCCCGTCCGCGAGACGCTGGCTGCCGACATCCCGCTCGCCGTCGACCACTTCCGGTACTTCGCGGGCGTGCTGAGGGGCCAGGAGGGCTCGCTCAGCCAGCTCGACGAGGACACGGTGGCGTACCACTTCCACGAGCCGCTGGGGGTGGTGGGGCAGATCATCCCGTGGAACTTCCCGATCCTCATGGCCACGTGGAAGCTCGCCCCGGCACTCGCCGCGGGCAACTGCGTGGTGCTGAAGCCCGCGGAGCAGACGCCGGCGTCGATCCTCTTCCTCTTCGAGATCATCGGCGACCTGCTGCCGGCCGGCGTGGTCAACATCGTCAACGGCTTCGGCATCGAGGCCGGCGCGCCGCTGGCGCAGCACAAGCGCATCCGGAAGGTCGCATTCACGGGCGAGACCACGACCGGCCGCCTCATCATGCAGTATGCGTCGCAGAACCTCATCCCGGTGACGCTCGAGCTCGGTGGCAAGAGCGCCAACGTGTTCTTCGAAGATGTCGCGCGCTCCACCGACGACGCCTACTACGACAAGGCGCTCGAGGGATTCACTCTCTTCGCCCTCAACCAGGGCGAGGTCTGCACGTGCCCCTCGCGTGCGCTCATCCAGCGCTCGATCTACGACGGGTTCCTCGGCGACGCCCTCGGCCGCGTCGGCAAGATCGTGCAGGGCAATCCGCTCGACCCGGCGACGATGATCGGGGCGCAGGCATCGAACGACCAGCTCGAGAAGATCCTGTCGTACATCGAGATCGGCAAGGCGGGCGGGGCGAAGCTGCTCACGGGCGGTGAGCGCGTCGACCTCGGCGGCGAGCTGTCCGGCGGCTACTACGTGGCGCCGACCGTCTTCGAGGGCACGAACGACATGCGCATCTTCCAGGAGGAGATCTTCGGGCCGGTCGTCTCGGTCACGTCGTTCGACGACTTCGACGACGCCATCTCGATCGCCAACGACACGCTGTACGGGCTCGGCGCCGGCGTCTGGAGCCGCTCCGGCGACACCGCATACCGCGCCGGCCGTGCGATCGAGGCGGGTCGCGTCTGGACGAACACGTACCACCAGTACCCCGCGCATGCGGCGTTCGGCGGGTACAAGCAGTCCGGCATCGGTCGCGAGAACCACCTCAAGATGCTCGACCACTACCAGCAGACGAAGAATCTGCTGGTGTCGTACGCCGATGGAGCCATGGGCTTCTTCTGA
- a CDS encoding ABC transporter substrate-binding protein, whose product MSLHHSTRGRFGLAIGAFGASALLLAGCAGGGGGGNDDDGGASGEPIIVGTTDKVTTLDPAGSYDNGSLAVQTQVFPYLLNTDYNSTEVVPDLAESAEFTSPTEYTVTLPEGLKWANGNDLTSSDVKFSFDRNIKIADPNGASSLLYNLDSVETPDDTTVVFHLKTANDQVFPYILTSFPGAIVDDEVFSADAVTPDQDIVDANAFGGPYAITSWDFNKTVEFSPNENYQGLLDAPVNSAVILSYFAESSNLKLAVQEGDIDVAYRALSSTDVEDLSKNEDVQIVNGPGGEIRYIVFNFNTQPYGATTPEADAAKALAVRQAVAHLVDREALSTQVYKGTYTPLYSFVPEGFTGAIEPLKEMYGDGAGGPDAEKAKATLEAAGVETPVALSLQYSPDHYGPSSGDEYALVKSQLEESGLFSVDLKSTEWVQYSKDRTSDVYPAYQLGWYPDYSDADNYLTPFFLTKNFLGNHFSDQQTEDLILQQAVETDPAKRTQEIEDIQTRVAELLSTVPLLQGAQVAVAGTGVEGVTLDASFKFRFAPLTK is encoded by the coding sequence ATGTCACTGCATCACAGCACGCGTGGCCGCTTCGGCCTCGCGATCGGCGCCTTCGGCGCCTCGGCACTCCTCCTCGCCGGCTGCGCCGGCGGTGGTGGCGGCGGAAACGACGACGACGGCGGCGCCTCGGGCGAGCCCATCATCGTCGGCACCACCGACAAGGTCACCACGCTCGACCCGGCCGGCTCGTACGACAACGGCTCGCTCGCCGTTCAGACGCAGGTCTTCCCGTACCTCCTCAACACCGACTACAACAGCACCGAGGTCGTCCCCGACCTCGCCGAGTCGGCCGAGTTCACGTCGCCGACCGAGTACACCGTGACGCTGCCCGAGGGCCTCAAGTGGGCGAACGGCAACGACCTGACGTCCTCCGACGTCAAGTTCTCGTTCGACCGCAACATCAAGATCGCCGACCCGAACGGCGCGTCGAGCCTGCTCTACAACCTCGACAGCGTCGAGACTCCCGACGACACGACGGTCGTGTTCCACCTCAAGACCGCGAACGACCAGGTCTTCCCGTACATCCTCACCAGCTTCCCGGGCGCCATCGTCGACGACGAGGTGTTCTCGGCGGACGCGGTCACGCCCGACCAGGACATCGTCGACGCCAACGCCTTCGGCGGCCCGTACGCGATCACGTCGTGGGACTTCAACAAGACCGTCGAGTTCTCCCCGAACGAGAACTACCAGGGCCTGCTCGACGCGCCGGTCAACAGCGCCGTGATCCTCAGCTACTTCGCCGAGTCGTCGAACCTGAAGCTCGCCGTGCAGGAAGGCGACATCGACGTGGCGTACCGCGCGCTGTCGTCCACCGACGTCGAGGACCTCAGCAAGAACGAGGACGTCCAGATCGTCAACGGCCCCGGCGGCGAGATCCGCTACATCGTCTTCAACTTCAACACGCAGCCGTACGGTGCGACGACCCCCGAGGCCGACGCGGCCAAGGCCCTCGCCGTCCGTCAGGCCGTGGCCCACCTCGTCGACCGCGAGGCGCTGTCGACGCAGGTCTACAAGGGCACGTACACGCCGCTGTACTCGTTCGTCCCCGAGGGCTTCACCGGCGCCATCGAGCCCCTCAAGGAGATGTACGGCGACGGCGCCGGCGGCCCCGACGCCGAGAAGGCGAAGGCCACCCTCGAGGCCGCGGGCGTCGAGACGCCCGTCGCACTCAGCCTGCAGTACAGCCCCGACCACTACGGCCCCTCGTCGGGTGACGAGTACGCCCTGGTGAAGTCGCAGCTCGAGGAGAGCGGCCTGTTCTCCGTCGACCTGAAGTCGACCGAGTGGGTGCAGTACTCGAAGGACCGCACGTCGGACGTCTACCCCGCCTACCAGCTGGGCTGGTACCCGGACTACTCCGACGCCGACAACTACCTCACCCCGTTCTTCCTGACGAAGAACTTCCTGGGCAACCACTTCAGCGACCAGCAGACCGAGGACCTCATCCTCCAGCAGGCCGTCGAGACCGACCCGGCGAAGCGCACGCAGGAGATCGAGGACATCCAGACGCGCGTGGCCGAGCTGCTCTCGACCGTGCCGCTCCTGCAGGGTGCCCAGGTGGCCGTTGCCGGCACCGGTGTGGAGGGCGTCACGCTGGACGCATCGTTCAAGTTCCGCTTCGCGCCGCTCACGAAGTAA
- a CDS encoding ABC transporter permease has protein sequence MAKRRFSDRIPVLHQLRQSVGLQRGMLIAGLVLTALFLIFAIFAPWIAPYSYNQLRDAQGNFGSTQPPSAEHWLGTTVGGYDVLSRTIWGAQTAILVVMVALLLAVVVGILLGLVSGYLGGWVDRTLVVIADAIYAFPTLLLAIVVAIAISGGQSGLWPGIMAAAISITVVFVPQYFRVVRAEVVRIKAEAFVESAKVIGAPTSRIMFVHVLRNATRTLPLIVTLNASEAIATLAALGFLGFGIEPSAAAEWGYDLQRSISDVAAGIWWTAIPPGVAIVLTILGMTLIGESLNDLADPRLRARRRATNQTPADAVAASRPASREFMGEVE, from the coding sequence ATGGCCAAGCGCCGCTTCTCCGACCGGATCCCGGTCCTCCACCAGCTCCGCCAGAGCGTCGGCCTCCAGCGCGGCATGCTCATCGCGGGTCTCGTCCTCACCGCGCTGTTCCTGATCTTCGCGATCTTCGCGCCGTGGATCGCGCCGTACAGCTACAACCAGCTCCGCGACGCGCAGGGCAACTTCGGCTCGACCCAGCCGCCGAGCGCCGAGCACTGGCTCGGCACCACGGTCGGCGGGTACGACGTGCTGTCTCGCACGATCTGGGGCGCCCAGACCGCGATCCTCGTGGTCATGGTCGCACTCCTGCTCGCAGTAGTCGTCGGCATCCTGCTCGGTCTCGTCTCCGGCTACCTCGGTGGGTGGGTCGACCGTACGCTCGTCGTCATCGCCGACGCGATCTACGCCTTCCCGACGCTGCTGCTGGCGATCGTCGTCGCGATCGCGATCAGCGGCGGTCAGTCCGGACTCTGGCCGGGCATCATGGCGGCCGCGATCTCGATCACCGTCGTGTTCGTGCCGCAGTACTTCCGGGTCGTGCGCGCCGAGGTGGTGCGCATCAAGGCGGAGGCGTTCGTCGAGTCGGCGAAGGTCATCGGCGCGCCGACGTCGCGCATCATGTTCGTCCACGTGCTCCGCAACGCGACGCGCACTCTGCCGCTCATCGTGACCCTCAACGCGTCGGAGGCGATCGCGACCCTCGCGGCGCTCGGCTTCCTCGGCTTCGGCATCGAGCCGTCGGCCGCCGCCGAGTGGGGCTACGACCTGCAGCGCTCCATCAGCGACGTCGCCGCCGGCATCTGGTGGACGGCGATCCCGCCGGGCGTCGCGATCGTCCTGACGATCCTCGGCATGACCCTCATCGGCGAGAGCCTCAACGACCTCGCCGACCCGCGTCTGCGTGCGCGCCGCCGGGCGACCAACCAGACGCCGGCCGACGCGGTCGCCGCGAGCCGGCCCGCATCGCGCGAGTTCATGGGAGAGGTGGAGTGA
- a CDS encoding ABC transporter permease translates to MTSDIAASVDQPPAMLARRRPASGGTLGRYLLVRFLLIFPTVLILVTLVFFLIRLTGDPITAALGGRLPADQLQERIHEAGYDRPILVQYIEYIGQVFTGNFGTTITDNQPVTEVLLTYGAATFELVCYALIIAFIVGIPLGMVAAAKREKATDAGLRVSAILFYATPVFFSGLLAKLVFSVWLGWFPVSGRASVRTEIALNREGGTGIYLIDAIASGNPAYVQDVLLHAFLPSMVLGLLTASIFLRLVRTNVIGTHNMPYIDAARSRGVSEYRLVRRHAYKPALIPIVTVIGLQIALLLGGAVLTETTFEWQGIGFQLAEYLKARDFVAIQGIVAMIAILVAVTNFVVDVIAAFLDPRVRY, encoded by the coding sequence ATGACGAGCGACATCGCCGCATCCGTTGACCAGCCGCCCGCGATGCTGGCGCGCCGCAGACCCGCCTCGGGCGGGACCCTGGGCCGTTACCTCCTGGTGCGGTTCCTCCTGATCTTCCCGACCGTGCTCATCCTGGTGACGCTGGTCTTCTTCCTCATCCGCCTCACCGGCGATCCGATCACCGCGGCCCTCGGCGGCCGCCTCCCCGCCGACCAGCTGCAGGAGCGGATCCACGAGGCCGGCTACGACCGGCCGATTCTCGTCCAGTACATCGAGTACATCGGGCAGGTGTTCACCGGCAACTTCGGCACCACGATCACCGACAACCAGCCCGTCACCGAGGTGCTGCTCACCTACGGCGCCGCCACGTTCGAGCTCGTCTGCTACGCGCTCATCATCGCCTTCATCGTCGGCATCCCGCTCGGCATGGTCGCGGCCGCCAAGCGCGAGAAGGCCACGGATGCCGGACTCCGCGTCAGCGCGATCCTCTTCTATGCGACGCCCGTGTTCTTCTCCGGCCTGCTGGCCAAGCTCGTCTTCTCGGTGTGGCTGGGCTGGTTCCCGGTCAGCGGCCGGGCCAGCGTGCGGACGGAGATCGCCCTCAACCGCGAGGGTGGCACGGGCATCTACCTCATCGATGCGATCGCCTCGGGCAACCCGGCCTACGTGCAGGACGTGCTCCTGCACGCCTTCCTCCCGTCGATGGTGCTGGGCCTGTTGACCGCGAGCATCTTCCTGCGTCTGGTGCGCACGAACGTCATCGGCACGCACAACATGCCCTACATCGACGCAGCCCGCTCGCGCGGCGTGAGCGAGTACCGCCTCGTGCGCCGTCACGCGTACAAGCCCGCGCTGATCCCGATCGTGACGGTGATCGGCCTGCAGATCGCGCTGCTGCTCGGCGGCGCGGTGCTGACCGAGACGACGTTCGAGTGGCAGGGGATCGGTTTCCAGCTCGCCGAGTATCTGAAGGCCCGCGACTTCGTCGCGATCCAGGGCATCGTCGCCATGATCGCGATCCTCGTCGCCGTGACGAACTTCGTCGTCGACGTCATAGCCGCGTTCCTCGACCCGAGGGTGAGGTACTGA
- a CDS encoding ABC transporter ATP-binding protein, whose translation MASAAPASDDLAVDIRDLTVTFASDAGDVHAVRGVTLDVRRGEVLAIVGESGSGKTVTARTILGLLPETAVMNGAVVLDGTEIVGLDKKELREVRGSKAAMIFQEPSTALNPVYTVGWQLAEGLRAHGSYSKAEAKAKAIEMLGRVGIPDPERRVDDYPHQFSGGQKQRIVIAMALALEPTVIIADEPTTALDVTVQAEILELLRELRDQEGTAIALITHNMGVVADLADRVAVMFNGGIVETATARDLFAAPQHEYTKKLLAAVPRLEIVDRQLPAAAAPADPVVEAKELVIEYGGRFGRAPFRAVDRVSFSIAPGEVLGLVGESGSGKTTIGRAIAGLTPVAGGSLRVLGTEMLGVKEREFRRRRSELGFVFQDPATSFNPLLTIGRNVAEPLIVHGAAKGAAEVQANVDELLEAVQLPKSYGERYPHELSGGQRQRASLARALALNPKLLIADEPTSALDVSVQARVLELFGELQSQFGFATLFITHDLAVVDMLAHKVVVLHHGTIAEAGPTARVLGDPQDAYTRRLIASLPVPDPEEQAARRAVWQATRDE comes from the coding sequence ATGGCTTCGGCAGCCCCCGCATCCGACGACCTCGCGGTCGACATCCGCGATCTGACCGTCACCTTCGCCAGCGACGCCGGTGACGTGCATGCCGTCCGCGGCGTGACACTCGACGTCCGCCGCGGCGAGGTGCTCGCGATCGTCGGCGAGTCCGGCAGCGGCAAGACGGTCACCGCCCGCACGATCCTCGGGCTCCTGCCTGAGACCGCGGTCATGAACGGCGCCGTCGTGCTCGACGGCACCGAGATCGTCGGCCTGGACAAGAAGGAGCTCCGCGAGGTGCGCGGCTCGAAGGCCGCGATGATCTTCCAGGAGCCGTCGACGGCGCTCAACCCCGTCTATACGGTCGGCTGGCAGCTCGCAGAGGGCCTGCGCGCCCACGGCAGCTACAGCAAGGCCGAGGCGAAGGCGAAGGCGATCGAGATGCTGGGCCGGGTCGGCATTCCCGACCCCGAGCGCCGGGTCGACGACTACCCGCACCAGTTCTCGGGCGGCCAGAAGCAGCGCATCGTCATCGCGATGGCCCTGGCTCTCGAGCCGACCGTCATCATCGCCGACGAGCCGACGACGGCGCTCGATGTGACGGTGCAGGCCGAGATCCTCGAGCTGCTGCGGGAGCTCCGCGATCAGGAGGGCACCGCGATCGCGCTCATCACGCACAACATGGGCGTGGTGGCCGATCTCGCCGACCGCGTCGCCGTGATGTTCAACGGCGGGATCGTCGAGACGGCCACTGCGCGCGACCTGTTCGCCGCGCCGCAGCACGAGTACACGAAGAAGCTCCTGGCCGCGGTGCCGCGCCTCGAGATCGTCGACCGGCAGCTCCCCGCGGCCGCGGCCCCGGCCGACCCCGTCGTCGAGGCGAAGGAGCTCGTCATCGAGTACGGCGGCCGGTTCGGCCGGGCGCCGTTCCGCGCCGTGGACCGCGTGAGCTTCTCGATCGCCCCGGGCGAGGTGCTCGGCCTCGTGGGTGAGAGCGGCTCGGGCAAGACGACGATCGGCCGCGCCATCGCAGGCCTCACGCCGGTCGCCGGCGGCTCGCTGCGGGTGCTGGGGACCGAGATGCTCGGCGTCAAGGAGCGGGAGTTCCGTCGCCGTCGCAGCGAGCTCGGCTTCGTGTTCCAGGACCCGGCGACGAGCTTCAACCCGCTCTTGACCATCGGCCGCAACGTCGCCGAGCCGCTCATCGTGCACGGCGCCGCGAAGGGCGCCGCCGAGGTGCAGGCCAACGTCGATGAGCTCCTCGAGGCGGTGCAGCTGCCGAAGTCGTACGGCGAGCGGTACCCCCACGAGCTGTCCGGGGGCCAGCGCCAGCGCGCCTCGCTCGCGCGTGCCCTCGCGCTCAACCCGAAGCTGCTGATCGCGGACGAGCCGACCAGCGCGCTCGACGTGTCCGTCCAGGCGCGCGTGCTCGAGCTGTTCGGCGAGCTGCAGAGTCAGTTCGGCTTCGCGACGCTGTTCATCACGCACGACCTCGCGGTCGTCGACATGCTCGCGCACAAGGTCGTGGTGCTGCACCACGGCACGATCGCCGAGGCCGGCCCGACAGCCCGCGTGCTGGGCGACCCTCAGGACGCCTACACGCGGCGGCTGATCGCGTCGCTCCCGGTGCCCGACCCCGAGGAGCAGGCCGCGCGCCGCGCCGTCTGGCAGGCCACCCGCGACGAGTGA
- a CDS encoding group 1 truncated hemoglobin, which produces MTDTSEATLYQRLGEGAGIAAVVDGLYSRIMADETLAPFFEDTRMIEQKRHMALFLAAAAGGPDGYRGKDLGVAHAGRGITDADFDRVIGHAAAALADAGVDADAIDQVAGALLPLRAMVTTAAA; this is translated from the coding sequence ATGACTGACACGAGCGAAGCGACCCTGTACCAGCGACTCGGCGAAGGCGCGGGCATCGCCGCGGTCGTCGACGGCCTGTACAGCCGGATCATGGCCGACGAGACCCTCGCGCCCTTCTTCGAGGACACCCGAATGATCGAGCAGAAGCGTCACATGGCGCTCTTCCTCGCCGCCGCGGCCGGCGGCCCCGACGGATACCGGGGCAAGGACCTGGGCGTCGCGCACGCCGGCCGCGGGATCACCGACGCCGACTTCGACCGCGTCATCGGCCACGCCGCAGCGGCCCTCGCTGACGCGGGCGTCGACGCCGACGCGATCGACCAGGTCGCCGGCGCGCTCCTCCCCCTGCGCGCGATGGTCACCACGGCGGCGGCGTAG
- a CDS encoding transcriptional regulator, with protein MPSSWSQRREVSPETSRLLIERAHEELVAGNTADERLRDVRLLVRDSWHRSLERLVGAETLPPLDLTAEELEAYRRAHPLSAVMDMVRGLLLPGEASESGVVVAVGDAAGRLLWVEGDRNVRHLTGDMGFVEGANWSEDAVGTAAPGTALALDRSVQIAGAEHFNRLVQPWSCSAAPVHDPETRRILGVIDVTGGLEAVTPQAQLLVDATARAIEGELLVARLRVRAEPQRPARRAPARRAEPTRATLRVLGRDRAQLEVTGEGFETVSELGPRHAELLLMLAVHRQGLSAERLGDLVYGESAGDAASVTLRAEMVRLRKALTSAAPALVPESRPYRLGVEVETDAHQVLSLLDRGAHRVALAAYRGDVLPDSVAPGVEEFRETVRAALREALMAEASVDVLLAFAETDAAADDVELLRLCLSMLPARSPRRAGLVARIERLESED; from the coding sequence GTGCCATCATCCTGGTCGCAGCGCCGCGAGGTCTCGCCAGAGACCTCCCGCCTGCTCATCGAGCGCGCCCACGAGGAACTCGTGGCAGGCAACACCGCCGACGAGCGGCTGCGCGACGTCCGCCTGCTCGTGCGCGACTCGTGGCACCGCTCGCTCGAGCGCCTCGTCGGCGCCGAGACGCTGCCCCCTCTCGATCTGACGGCCGAGGAGCTCGAGGCATACCGCCGCGCCCATCCGCTGTCCGCGGTCATGGACATGGTGCGCGGGCTGCTGCTTCCGGGCGAGGCATCCGAATCCGGCGTCGTCGTCGCGGTGGGCGACGCCGCCGGGCGTCTGCTGTGGGTCGAGGGCGACCGCAACGTGCGGCATCTCACCGGCGACATGGGCTTCGTCGAGGGCGCGAACTGGTCGGAGGACGCCGTCGGCACGGCGGCCCCGGGCACCGCGCTCGCTCTCGACCGATCGGTGCAGATCGCCGGTGCCGAGCACTTCAACCGGCTCGTGCAGCCGTGGTCGTGCAGCGCCGCGCCCGTGCACGACCCCGAGACGCGGCGCATCCTCGGCGTGATCGACGTGACCGGCGGTCTCGAGGCCGTCACGCCTCAGGCGCAGCTGCTGGTGGATGCCACGGCCCGGGCGATCGAAGGCGAGCTGCTGGTCGCGCGGCTCCGGGTGCGCGCCGAGCCGCAGAGACCCGCGCGCCGCGCGCCCGCACGGCGGGCCGAGCCTACGCGCGCGACGCTGCGGGTGCTCGGCCGCGACCGCGCGCAGCTCGAGGTGACCGGCGAGGGCTTCGAAACGGTGTCCGAGCTCGGTCCGCGCCATGCCGAGCTGCTGCTCATGCTCGCCGTGCATCGGCAGGGGTTGTCGGCAGAGCGGCTCGGCGACCTCGTATACGGAGAGTCGGCCGGGGATGCGGCATCCGTCACCCTCCGCGCCGAGATGGTGCGCCTGCGCAAGGCGCTCACGTCGGCCGCCCCGGCGCTCGTGCCGGAGTCGCGCCCGTACCGCCTCGGCGTCGAGGTCGAGACAGATGCGCACCAGGTGCTGTCGCTGCTCGACCGGGGCGCACACCGCGTCGCCCTCGCCGCCTACCGCGGCGACGTGCTCCCCGACTCGGTCGCGCCGGGGGTGGAGGAGTTCCGCGAGACCGTGCGCGCCGCGCTCCGCGAAGCACTCATGGCCGAGGCATCCGTCGACGTCCTCCTCGCATTCGCGGAAACGGATGCCGCCGCCGACGACGTCGAGCTGCTCCGGCTGTGCCTGTCGATGCTGCCCGCGCGCTCGCCCCGCCGCGCCGGCCTCGTCGCCCGCATCGAGAGGCTCGAGTCCGAGGACTGA